One region of Termitidicoccus mucosus genomic DNA includes:
- the lpxB gene encoding lipid-A-disaccharide synthase gives MSPAAPLTLPFRLPPPRAGRVDVLIVAGEHSGDEHAARMVGELRARRPELEFAALGGPALASAGAQVLHDLTASSVVGLVEVLKHFSFFRMLFDETLRWIGEHKPRAVCFVDYPGFNLRLAKAMFKRGLSAKGGGGIRTLYYISPQIWAWKAGRRFQMARWLDALAVIFPFEVDCYADTALKAEFVGHPFVAAGHEEPVRYDPAGPLLLLPGSRKQAVSRIFPLLLAGYGRLGEKRPPAVVIYPSETVLRVLKSFELPAGVTLRPTGGQVAASAALTSSGTMSMHCALAAIPGAVVYRANPVTYLLGRMLVKVRWLGIANLLLREPMYPEYLQAAAKPEALAAELRDCLGNPARLERTARHARRLREILHEPASGTVADWLERELG, from the coding sequence ATGAGTCCCGCCGCGCCGCTCACGCTTCCCTTTCGCCTGCCGCCTCCCCGCGCCGGGCGTGTGGACGTGCTCATCGTCGCCGGCGAGCATTCGGGCGACGAGCATGCCGCGCGCATGGTGGGGGAACTGCGCGCGCGGCGTCCGGAGCTGGAATTTGCCGCGCTCGGGGGCCCCGCGCTCGCGTCCGCGGGGGCGCAGGTGTTGCACGATCTCACGGCGTCGTCCGTGGTCGGCCTCGTCGAGGTGCTGAAGCATTTTTCGTTTTTCAGGATGCTTTTCGACGAGACGCTGCGGTGGATCGGCGAGCACAAGCCTCGCGCCGTGTGTTTCGTCGATTATCCCGGTTTCAACCTGCGCCTCGCCAAGGCCATGTTCAAGCGCGGCCTGTCCGCCAAGGGCGGCGGCGGCATCAGGACGCTTTATTATATCAGCCCGCAAATCTGGGCGTGGAAGGCCGGGCGCCGCTTCCAGATGGCGCGCTGGCTCGACGCGCTGGCGGTGATTTTCCCGTTCGAGGTGGATTGCTACGCGGACACGGCGTTGAAGGCGGAGTTTGTCGGCCATCCCTTTGTCGCCGCGGGGCACGAAGAGCCGGTGCGTTACGATCCCGCCGGGCCGCTTTTGCTGCTTCCCGGCAGCCGCAAACAGGCCGTCAGCCGCATCTTTCCCCTCCTGCTCGCCGGCTACGGGCGGCTCGGTGAAAAACGCCCGCCCGCGGTGGTGATTTATCCCAGCGAAACCGTGCTGCGCGTGCTGAAGTCGTTCGAGCTTCCCGCCGGCGTGACGCTCCGGCCGACCGGCGGGCAGGTGGCGGCGTCGGCGGCGCTGACGAGTTCCGGCACCATGTCGATGCATTGCGCGCTGGCGGCGATTCCCGGCGCGGTGGTTTACCGCGCCAACCCCGTCACCTATCTGCTCGGGCGCATGCTCGTGAAAGTGCGCTGGCTCGGCATCGCAAACCTGCTCCTGCGCGAGCCGATGTATCCCGAGTATTTGCAGGCCGCCGCGAAGCCGGAGGCCCTCGCCGCCGAACTGCGCGACTGCCTGGGCAACCCGGCCCGCCTGGAGCGGACCGCCCGCCACGCGCGGCGTCTGCGGGAAATCCTGCATGAGCCGGCCAGCGGCACCGTCGCCGACTGGCTCGAGCGGGAATTGGGCTGA
- a CDS encoding Gfo/Idh/MocA family protein, which translates to MLKFFQKAEKIRCGVVGTGSLGQHHARIYASMKDAVLAGVCDTDPARAAEIAARHNCRAFASVDELAGACDAVSVVVPTDRHAEVALPLLARGCHLLIEKPLCATLDEASQVLAAAQAAGAIVQVGHIEHFNPVMSFLEKHIDRPGYITTERLGTYQTRGTEVGVVLDLMIHDIGIVLALVKSPIARIDSLGINVLSKTEDIANARIQFENGCVANLNASRLSLKRSREIRIFQDNAYLSLDFMNQKGHLVKKSDIIAYGLKMKVGLAKPGDVSSIPVVDVPIEKGEPLALELASFVESVRAARQPKVGAALGKSALEVAITITDQIRRAAKPA; encoded by the coding sequence ATGCTGAAATTCTTCCAAAAAGCGGAAAAAATCCGGTGCGGCGTCGTCGGCACCGGCTCGCTCGGCCAGCACCACGCGCGCATCTATGCCTCGATGAAGGACGCCGTGCTCGCCGGCGTGTGCGACACCGACCCCGCGCGCGCTGCCGAAATCGCCGCGCGCCACAACTGCCGCGCCTTCGCCTCGGTTGACGAGTTGGCCGGCGCCTGCGATGCCGTCTCCGTCGTCGTCCCCACCGACCGCCACGCCGAGGTCGCGCTCCCGCTGCTCGCGCGCGGCTGCCACTTGCTCATCGAAAAACCCCTCTGTGCCACGCTTGACGAAGCCTCCCAGGTGCTCGCCGCCGCGCAGGCCGCCGGCGCCATCGTGCAGGTCGGCCATATCGAGCACTTCAATCCCGTGATGAGCTTTTTGGAAAAGCACATCGACCGGCCCGGCTACATCACCACCGAACGGCTCGGCACCTACCAGACGCGCGGCACCGAAGTCGGCGTCGTATTGGATTTGATGATACACGACATCGGCATCGTGCTCGCGCTGGTGAAGTCGCCCATCGCCCGCATCGACAGCCTGGGCATCAACGTGCTCTCCAAGACCGAGGACATCGCCAACGCGCGCATCCAGTTCGAAAACGGCTGCGTGGCCAACCTCAACGCCAGCCGCCTCAGCCTGAAGCGCAGCCGCGAAATCCGCATCTTCCAGGACAACGCCTACCTCTCGCTCGACTTCATGAACCAGAAGGGCCATCTCGTGAAAAAAAGCGACATCATCGCCTACGGCCTGAAAATGAAAGTCGGCCTCGCCAAGCCCGGCGACGTGAGTTCGATCCCGGTCGTTGACGTGCCGATCGAGAAAGGCGAGCCGCTCGCCCTCGAACTGGCCTCCTTCGTGGAAAGCGTGCGGGCGGCGAGGCAGCCCAAGGTCGGCGCGGCGCTCGGCAAGAGCGCGCTCGAAGTCGCCATCACCATCACCGACCAGATCCGTCGCGCCGCCAAACCCGCATGA
- a CDS encoding ABC transporter ATP-binding protein — MSDEKHTVGEAPNMGGDAHATQSVLTARALCKSYRSGDRLLEVLRGVDLSIAPGESASIRGESGSGKSTLLNLLAGLDSPDDGELHWAGCARIDHAARARFLGIIFQSFHLIPELDALENVLMARRVAGRIDAPARLRAAGLLERVGLAARGHHLPSQLSGGERQRVAVARALMNAPRLILADEPTGNLDEHTGDSVIELLLGLCAETATALILVTHNTAHAAKTARKYLLHEGALHAAC; from the coding sequence GTGAGTGACGAAAAACACACCGTCGGCGAAGCCCCAAACATGGGCGGGGACGCCCATGCCACGCAATCCGTCCTCACCGCCCGCGCCCTGTGCAAAAGCTACCGCAGCGGCGACCGCCTGCTCGAGGTCCTGCGCGGCGTCGATCTCTCCATCGCGCCCGGCGAAAGCGCGAGCATCCGGGGCGAATCCGGCTCCGGCAAATCCACGCTCCTCAACCTCCTCGCCGGGCTCGACTCCCCCGACGACGGCGAACTCCACTGGGCCGGCTGCGCGCGCATCGACCATGCCGCCCGCGCCCGTTTCCTCGGCATCATCTTCCAGTCCTTCCACCTCATCCCCGAACTCGACGCCCTCGAAAACGTGCTCATGGCCCGGCGCGTCGCCGGCCGCATCGACGCGCCCGCCCGCCTCCGCGCCGCCGGCCTGCTCGAACGCGTCGGCCTCGCCGCCCGCGGGCATCATCTCCCCTCGCAACTCTCCGGCGGCGAGCGCCAGCGCGTGGCCGTCGCCCGCGCGCTGATGAACGCCCCGCGCCTCATCCTCGCCGACGAGCCCACCGGCAACCTCGATGAACACACCGGCGACAGTGTGATCGAGCTTCTCCTCGGCCTCTGCGCGGAGACCGCCACGGCGCTCATCCTTGTCACCCACAACACTGCCCACGCCGCCAAGACCGCCCGCAAATACCTCCTCCATGAAGGCGCGCTCCACGCCGCGTGCTGA